The genomic DNA TCCAGGCCGGATGTGGAGCCAGGTAAGCGATTCGAACCGGGGTCAGGCCATCGCCGCGGCGGCAGCCTCGTCCTCGGTCGTCGCGACGAGCTGTCCGCAGGCGCCGTCGATCTCCTTGCCGCGGGTGTCGCGGAGGGTCGTCGGGATGCCGGCGTCGTTCAGCCGTCGCACGAACTCGTCCGTGACGTCCTTCTCCGACGAGGTCCAGATCGAGCCCGGCGTCGGGTTCAGCGGGATCGGGTTCACGTGCACCCACCCGCGACCGCGCTGGTTGAGCTTGTCCGCCAGCAGGTCGGCCCGCCAGGCGTGGTCGTTCATGTCCTTGATGAGGGCGTACTCGATGGACACGCGGCGCCCGGTCTTGGCGTAGTAGTCGTAGGCCGCGTCGAGCGCCTCGTCGACCTTCCACCGCGAGTTCACGGGGATGAGCTCGTCGCGCAGGTGGTCGTCGGGGGCGTGCAGCGATAGGGCGAACGTGACGGGGATGTTCTCGTCGGCCAGCTTCCTGATCGCGGGCACGAGCCCCACCGTCGACACCGTGATGCCGCGGGCGCTCATGCCGAGACCGTCGGGCTGCGGGGCGACCATGGTGCGCACCGCGTCCATGACGCGCTTGTAGTTGGCGAGCGGCTCCCCCATGCCCATGAAGACGATGTTCGAGACGCGCTCAATGCTGTGGTCGTCGCGCTTCTTGCCGCCCAGCTCGCCGTTCGCGATGGCCCGGTTGGCCCGGACGATCTGCTCGATGATCTCGGCCGTGGACATGTTGCGCGTCAGCCCCGCCTGGCCCGTGGCACAGAACGGGCAGTTCATGCCGCAGCCGGCCTGGCTCGACACGCACAGCGTGATGCGGCCGGGGTAGCGCATGAGGACCGACTCGACGAGCGCGCCGTCGTGCAGACGCCAGAGGAACTTGATGGTGTCGCCGCGGTCGGTCTCCAGCCGCCGCACCTCGGTCATGAGGGGCGGGAGCATGCCGGCGACGAGCTCGTCGCGGATACCGGCGGGGAGGTCCGTCATCTCCGCGGGGTCGGACGTGTAGTGGCGGAAGTAGTGCGTGGCGAGCTGCTTGGCGCGGAACCCGGGGAGTCCGAGCTCCTTCACCTTCTCGATGCGCTCGGCCGGGGTGAGGTCGGCGAGGTGGACCGGCGGCTTGCCGCGCTTCGGGCTCGCGAACTGCAGCAGGGGGCGCCCCTCGGCGTCCTTCTTCTGGGTCCAGCCCTCGGTCGCGGGGCGCACCTGCGGGGCGCGGGTCTCGCGGATCGCCCCCGAACGGGACGACGCGGGCGCAGTCGCGGGGCGCGTCTCGGGTGTGCGGGGGTTCTCGGCCATCCCTCCAGGGTACCGGGATGCGGGTGGGAGGCGGCTGGGCACGATCCCTGTCGCGCGGGCGCTTCACGGCTACTTGTAATGACAAGTTGCGGTGCGGAAGAATGGGCGCATCCCCCTCGATCAAGGAGCAGCATGTCCGACCGTCTCGCCCGCGCCCGCACCACCGGCATCCTCGCCGTCCTCCGCGCCCCGTCGCCGGAGCTGGCTCTGGAGGCGTCCGAGGCGATCATCCGCGGCGGAGTCTCCGGTATCGAGGTGACCTTCTCGACCCCCGACGCGCCGGCCGTGATCCGCGAGCTCATCGCCCGCCATGGAGACGCCGCGTACATCGGCGCCGGCACCGTCACGACGGCGGAGCAGGCGACCCAGGCCGCCGACGCGGGTGCCGCCTTCCTCGTCAGCCCGGGCACCCTCCCCGACCTCACGCGCGCCATGCTCGACACCGGCCGCGTCGTGATGACCGGCGCGATGACCCCGACGGAGGTCATGGGAGCCCTCGAACTCGGGGTCGACGTCGTGAAGATCTTCCCCGCCTCCCTCGGCGGCCCCTCCTACCTCGGTGCGCTGCGCGGGCCCTTCCCCGACGCCCCGCTCATGCCCACGGGCGGCGTGAAGCCCGACAACCTCGCCGACTGGTTCGCCGCCGGCGCGGTCGCCGTCGGGGCCGGTGGAGACCTCGCGAACGGCACCGCGATCGCGAACGCGGACTGGGCGGACATCGAGGAGCGCGCCGCGCGCTTCGCGGCCGCGCTCGCTGCCACACGGGGCTGAGCCGCCGACCCCCGGATCATTTGGTATACCGGATGCATGCGGATGCGACGGGTGGCGACGACCGTCGTGCTCGCGGGGGCACTGCTTCTCGCCCCAGCCTGCACCGCTGCACCCTCGTCGCCCCACACGGCACCGATCCCGGAGGTTCCCATGACCGACGCCACGTCCGACCTGCTCGCCGCGGCCGCCGCGGGGGACGCTGACGCCGTCCGCCGCGCGCTCGACGCGGGCGCCGACATCGAGGCCCGTGGCGACGGCGGCATGACCCCCCTGATCACGGCCACCAAGGCGAACCACGTCGACGCGGCACGGCTCCTGATCGAGGCCGGCGCCGACGTGAACGCGAAGGACGACATCCAGGACTCCGCCTACCTCTACGCCGGCGCCCGCGGGCATGACGGGATCCTGCGGATGACCCTGGCGCACGGAGCGGACCTCCGCAGCACGAACCGCTTCGGCGGCACCGCACTGATCCCCGCGTCCGAGCGCGGCCTGCTGCCGACGGTGGAGATCCTGCTG from Microbacterium paraoxydans includes the following:
- a CDS encoding bifunctional 4-hydroxy-2-oxoglutarate aldolase/2-dehydro-3-deoxy-phosphogluconate aldolase encodes the protein MSDRLARARTTGILAVLRAPSPELALEASEAIIRGGVSGIEVTFSTPDAPAVIRELIARHGDAAYIGAGTVTTAEQATQAADAGAAFLVSPGTLPDLTRAMLDTGRVVMTGAMTPTEVMGALELGVDVVKIFPASLGGPSYLGALRGPFPDAPLMPTGGVKPDNLADWFAAGAVAVGAGGDLANGTAIANADWADIEERAARFAAALAATRG
- the rlmN gene encoding 23S rRNA (adenine(2503)-C(2))-methyltransferase RlmN produces the protein MAENPRTPETRPATAPASSRSGAIRETRAPQVRPATEGWTQKKDAEGRPLLQFASPKRGKPPVHLADLTPAERIEKVKELGLPGFRAKQLATHYFRHYTSDPAEMTDLPAGIRDELVAGMLPPLMTEVRRLETDRGDTIKFLWRLHDGALVESVLMRYPGRITLCVSSQAGCGMNCPFCATGQAGLTRNMSTAEIIEQIVRANRAIANGELGGKKRDDHSIERVSNIVFMGMGEPLANYKRVMDAVRTMVAPQPDGLGMSARGITVSTVGLVPAIRKLADENIPVTFALSLHAPDDHLRDELIPVNSRWKVDEALDAAYDYYAKTGRRVSIEYALIKDMNDHAWRADLLADKLNQRGRGWVHVNPIPLNPTPGSIWTSSEKDVTDEFVRRLNDAGIPTTLRDTRGKEIDGACGQLVATTEDEAAAAAMA
- a CDS encoding ankyrin repeat domain-containing protein, which translates into the protein MTDATSDLLAAAAAGDADAVRRALDAGADIEARGDGGMTPLITATKANHVDAARLLIEAGADVNAKDDIQDSAYLYAGARGHDGILRMTLAHGADLRSTNRFGGTALIPASERGLLPTVEILLEAGVDPDHINNLGWTALHEAIVLGDGSARYVEVVRALLDGGADATIRDGDGVLPVDLATDRGYDAIAAELRR